The Desulfatiglans sp. genome contains a region encoding:
- the rlmKL gene encoding bifunctional 23S rRNA (guanine(2069)-N(7))-methyltransferase RlmK/23S rRNA (guanine(2445)-N(2))-methyltransferase RlmL produces MPSTCTFFASAPKGVIPVLAGELKALGLDRVKKTWAGVSFKGALESGYRACLWLRTASRVFLELSSFEAESVDDLYNGIRDIDWSAHMSYENTLAIDFNSDLAVIRHTHFGALKVKDAIVDQFRERYSIRPSIDTITPDIRINVYMSRKSVTVSLDLSGESLHRRGYRDEKGLAPMKENLAAAILIKAGWHEIAEKGGGLIDPMCGSGTLPIEAAMIAGHMAPGLLRAQFGFTRWRQHQPEIWERLVSEAEETEIEHRQDIGPIIGYDRDPSAIKAAISNMERAGLHGLIHFEKRELSDLTPHKKTIDNPGLVVVNPPYGERMGGDAYRLKDLYGLLGTRLRKHFQGWHAALFTGNPKVAGLIKITPAHTDHLYNGSIPCELIQYDITDIKAVETDEIQADVNYPGSGHTPSDEIGMFVNRVKKNLKRLSSWRKQNGITCFRAYDKDIPEYAVAIDVYENYIHVQEYRSPETIPYEVAQKRLNDILCVIPSVFNVPDENVFLKQRKIQKQLNQYEKHAEEGKKTIINEAGLKFEIDLKSYLDTGLFLDHRMTRSMIERMSGGKRFLNLFSYTATATVYAARGGAVTTTSVDKSNTYTRWAKKNMALNGFDKKNHFFYSEDCLSWMQNEKNRYDLIFLDPPTFSNTKKDDLNLDIQKDHVELIRAAVNLLADSGAIIFSNNFRKFRMDHISLSNLSIEDITLSTIPPDFGRNPKIHNCWLIRRKRDKAAGDLKGER; encoded by the coding sequence ATGCCATCAACTTGCACATTTTTTGCCTCTGCACCTAAGGGTGTAATCCCTGTGCTTGCCGGGGAGCTGAAGGCTCTTGGGCTTGACCGGGTAAAAAAGACCTGGGCAGGGGTGTCATTTAAAGGCGCCCTTGAATCAGGCTACAGGGCATGCCTGTGGCTCAGGACAGCAAGCAGGGTCTTTCTTGAGCTTTCTTCTTTTGAGGCGGAGAGTGTTGATGACCTGTATAACGGCATCAGGGATATTGACTGGTCAGCGCATATGTCTTATGAGAATACCCTTGCAATAGATTTCAATTCTGACCTGGCTGTCATAAGGCATACCCATTTCGGGGCACTCAAGGTAAAGGATGCTATTGTTGATCAGTTTCGTGAAAGATATTCCATACGTCCATCCATTGATACCATCACACCGGATATCAGGATAAACGTCTACATGAGTCGCAAATCGGTAACAGTAAGCCTTGATCTCTCAGGTGAAAGCCTGCACAGGCGGGGATACCGTGATGAAAAGGGGTTAGCGCCCATGAAGGAAAACCTTGCAGCGGCCATACTGATAAAGGCAGGCTGGCATGAGATTGCAGAAAAGGGTGGCGGATTAATAGACCCCATGTGCGGGTCGGGCACACTCCCCATTGAGGCGGCCATGATCGCAGGCCATATGGCGCCGGGTTTATTAAGGGCGCAGTTCGGGTTTACGCGGTGGCGTCAGCATCAACCTGAGATATGGGAGAGGCTTGTTAGCGAGGCAGAGGAGACAGAGATTGAACACAGGCAGGATATAGGCCCTATAATTGGCTATGACAGGGACCCTTCTGCAATAAAGGCTGCAATATCCAACATGGAGAGGGCAGGGCTTCATGGCCTGATCCATTTTGAAAAAAGGGAACTCTCTGATCTCACACCGCATAAAAAGACTATTGATAACCCTGGTCTGGTTGTAGTTAACCCTCCCTATGGCGAGCGGATGGGTGGGGACGCCTACAGGTTAAAGGACCTGTACGGCCTGCTTGGAACAAGGCTCAGGAAGCATTTCCAGGGGTGGCATGCTGCCCTGTTTACAGGTAACCCGAAGGTTGCAGGGTTAATAAAGATCACCCCGGCTCATACGGATCACCTTTATAATGGTAGTATCCCCTGCGAACTGATACAATATGATATTACTGATATAAAAGCGGTCGAGACAGATGAAATACAGGCAGATGTAAATTATCCCGGTTCAGGGCATACCCCCTCTGATGAGATAGGGATGTTTGTTAACCGTGTCAAAAAAAACCTGAAGAGGCTTTCTTCATGGCGAAAGCAAAACGGGATAACCTGTTTCAGGGCCTATGACAAGGATATACCTGAATATGCGGTGGCAATAGATGTATATGAAAATTATATACATGTGCAGGAATACAGGTCGCCTGAGACAATACCATATGAGGTTGCTCAGAAACGGCTGAATGATATTTTATGTGTGATACCATCGGTATTTAATGTGCCTGACGAGAATGTCTTTCTTAAACAGCGAAAGATTCAGAAACAGCTTAACCAGTATGAGAAACATGCGGAAGAGGGGAAAAAAACCATTATTAATGAGGCAGGCCTCAAGTTTGAGATTGATCTTAAGAGCTACCTGGATACCGGCCTGTTCCTTGATCACCGGATGACCCGCTCTATGATTGAGCGTATGTCAGGGGGGAAACGATTTTTGAATCTCTTCTCATATACGGCCACAGCAACGGTTTATGCTGCAAGGGGCGGCGCTGTTACAACAACCTCTGTGGATAAGTCCAATACATACACAAGATGGGCAAAGAAAAACATGGCACTGAACGGGTTTGATAAGAAGAACCACTTTTTTTACAGTGAGGATTGCCTTTCATGGATGCAGAATGAAAAAAACAGATATGACCTCATATTTCTTGATCCCCCCACCTTTTCAAATACAAAAAAGGACGATTTAAACCTTGATATACAGAAAGATCATGTGGAACTGATCAGGGCAGCAGTAAACCTTCTTGCTGATAGCGGCGCCATAATATTTTCTAATAATTTTCGAAAGTTCAGGATGGATCATATTTCTCTTAGTAATCTTTCAATAGAGGATATTACTCTCTCCACCATCCCCCCTGATTTTGGGAGGAACCCAAAGATACATAACTGCTGGCTGATCCGGCGAAAAAGAGATAAGGCCGCAGGGGATCTAAAGGGAGAGAGGTGA
- a CDS encoding HDOD domain-containing protein, with protein sequence MTMPEYIDRFRVLNELGKGSQGIVYLASDPRLERNVAIKTLHRSSIVNQGRQERLLFEAKTVSKLQHPNIVPLYEAGQDQGLFYLVFEYVDGISLKEQMRSTGQYVVHRAIRLMIQILDGISCAHGQGIVHRDLSPSNIMIDKNDLPRIMDFGISVAIGKGAVKEKEIAGTPSYMSPEHFSAKEGLCAQSDLFSLGLIFYEILTARPAIEADNDFTIMFKIANEKIEPPSKWNSAVDKELDAIVMKALERTLDMRYISAPEMKKALTEYLEKRGDEDDRASKSAGHSTLDFLLRKIRYKSDFPTFSNNIVEINRKASVSRINKSSASELANVVLKDYSLANKLLKLVNSAFYGQFAGKITTISRAVIVLGFEQVRMAASSLMLFDQLKNKNHKEILRESVVSSFMSGMIARELAENMKMDETEEAFICSMFHNLGKHLVLFYFEEEYSQIINLMESKGISEESAARSVLGMTYDDIGTGIAAIWQFPVRIINSMRGIPKGRLEPPKTEEERLNALSCFSNELCAILNSPDDDQAKNNLTELLKRFENGVPVTKKGLGKVLESARKTVDEYAGIYNINLKKSNFIRQVDKFTDSGHMEDPLPVESASPESKSDEILQGYFSDVSMQPSSLNNTRGIRDPQSILINGIQDITNTLLEDFRIDDVLTMILETMYRGFSFNRVLFCVYIARDTEIRARLGLGKDIKRILPDFRFKVTAYPDFFNFAVNQAKDIGVNDSRDLRFKKRIPEWYSKNIFAPAFVLYPLTLNKKVMGLFYADREESGEVLSCNLINYMKTLCNQAILAIKQTL encoded by the coding sequence ATGACCATGCCAGAATATATAGACAGGTTCAGGGTGTTAAATGAACTTGGAAAAGGTTCACAGGGGATCGTCTACCTTGCATCAGACCCGCGCCTGGAGCGGAATGTGGCGATCAAGACCCTTCACAGGAGTTCTATCGTAAATCAGGGCAGGCAGGAGCGGCTGCTCTTCGAGGCAAAGACAGTCAGTAAATTACAGCACCCAAACATAGTGCCGCTCTATGAGGCAGGTCAGGATCAGGGGCTTTTTTACCTGGTTTTTGAATATGTGGATGGCATCTCCCTTAAGGAGCAGATGAGGTCAACCGGCCAGTATGTCGTACACAGGGCCATAAGATTAATGATACAGATACTGGACGGCATATCATGCGCCCACGGTCAGGGAATAGTCCACAGGGATTTATCCCCCTCAAATATCATGATAGATAAAAACGATCTTCCAAGGATTATGGATTTTGGCATTTCTGTGGCCATTGGAAAAGGGGCTGTAAAAGAGAAGGAGATCGCGGGCACGCCATCCTATATGTCCCCTGAACACTTTTCTGCAAAGGAGGGGCTTTGTGCCCAGTCAGATCTTTTTTCATTAGGCCTTATATTTTATGAGATACTCACCGCAAGACCTGCCATTGAGGCGGATAATGATTTTACAATCATGTTTAAGATCGCCAATGAAAAGATAGAACCCCCCTCCAAATGGAACAGCGCTGTTGATAAAGAGCTTGACGCCATTGTAATGAAGGCCCTTGAGCGCACTCTTGACATGAGGTATATAAGCGCCCCGGAAATGAAAAAAGCGCTCACCGAGTATCTTGAAAAGAGGGGAGACGAAGATGACAGGGCCTCAAAAAGTGCGGGCCACAGTACACTTGATTTCCTATTACGAAAGATACGATACAAGAGCGATTTTCCAACCTTTTCCAATAATATTGTTGAGATTAACCGTAAGGCATCTGTCTCCAGGATAAACAAATCATCGGCTTCAGAGCTCGCAAATGTTGTCCTCAAGGATTACTCACTTGCCAACAAGCTCCTGAAACTTGTTAATTCGGCCTTTTATGGCCAATTCGCCGGGAAAATAACCACCATATCAAGGGCAGTTATTGTCCTGGGATTTGAACAGGTGAGAATGGCCGCTTCAAGCCTCATGCTTTTTGATCAGCTTAAAAACAAAAATCATAAGGAGATATTAAGGGAATCGGTTGTAAGCTCCTTTATGAGCGGCATGATTGCAAGAGAGCTCGCAGAAAACATGAAGATGGATGAAACCGAAGAGGCCTTTATATGTTCAATGTTCCATAATCTTGGAAAACACCTCGTGCTTTTCTATTTTGAAGAGGAGTATTCACAGATAATAAACCTCATGGAAAGCAAGGGCATCAGTGAAGAAAGCGCTGCAAGGAGCGTACTCGGTATGACATATGATGATATCGGAACAGGCATAGCTGCCATATGGCAGTTTCCCGTAAGGATAATCAACTCCATGAGAGGTATCCCAAAAGGCAGGCTGGAGCCGCCTAAAACAGAAGAGGAGAGGCTCAATGCCCTCTCATGCTTTTCCAATGAATTATGCGCCATTTTAAACAGCCCGGATGATGATCAGGCAAAAAATAACCTGACAGAGTTGCTTAAACGATTTGAAAATGGTGTGCCTGTAACAAAAAAAGGGCTTGGCAAGGTGCTTGAGTCCGCGCGTAAGACTGTAGATGAGTATGCAGGGATCTATAATATAAACCTGAAGAAAAGCAACTTTATCAGACAGGTGGATAAATTTACCGATTCAGGGCACATGGAGGATCCCCTCCCGGTGGAAAGCGCTTCCCCGGAATCAAAATCTGATGAAATATTGCAGGGATATTTTTCAGATGTTTCCATGCAGCCTTCATCATTAAATAATACCCGTGGAATAAGAGATCCTCAGAGTATCCTGATAAACGGCATTCAGGATATTACAAATACCCTTCTGGAGGATTTCAGGATTGATGATGTGCTGACCATGATCCTTGAGACCATGTACAGGGGGTTTTCATTCAACAGGGTGCTTTTTTGTGTATATATCGCAAGGGATACTGAAATAAGGGCGCGGCTTGGGCTTGGAAAGGATATAAAAAGGATACTCCCGGATTTTCGGTTCAAGGTCACCGCTTACCCGGATTTTTTCAACTTTGCAGTCAATCAGGCAAAGGATATTGGCGTTAATGATTCAAGGGATTTACGATTTAAAAAGAGGATCCCTGAGTGGTATTCAAAGAATATCTTCGCCCCTGCATTTGTCCTCTACCCGCTCACGCTAAATAAAAAGGTGATGGGCCTCTTTTATGCTGATCGTGAGGAAAGCGGAGAGGTCCTCTCCTGCAACCTGATCAATTACATGAAGACACTTTGTAACCAGGCAATTCTTGCCATCAAACAAACCTTATAA
- a CDS encoding IMP cyclohydrolase has protein sequence MGKIERAIISVTDKTGIVEFARRLEGMGVEIISTGGTAKAIREGGVKVKDISEYTGFPEMLDGRVKTLHPKVHGGLLGVRSNSEHVKMMKAHGISNIDLIIVNLYQFEKTVAKEGVTLEDAIENIDIGGPAMLRSSAKNFNDVTVIIDPSDYELVLNEMKENGGSTRLKTRFYLAKKVFNLTHKYDGAISRYLETVSIED, from the coding sequence ATGGGAAAAATAGAGAGGGCAATTATCAGTGTCACTGACAAGACAGGTATTGTTGAATTCGCACGCAGGCTTGAAGGCATGGGTGTTGAGATCATCTCAACAGGCGGGACAGCAAAGGCAATCAGGGAGGGCGGTGTAAAGGTAAAGGATATCTCAGAATATACAGGCTTTCCTGAGATGCTTGACGGCAGGGTAAAGACCCTGCATCCGAAGGTGCATGGCGGCCTATTGGGCGTAAGAAGCAATTCGGAGCATGTGAAGATGATGAAGGCTCATGGCATCTCAAATATTGACCTTATCATTGTTAACCTCTACCAGTTTGAAAAGACCGTTGCAAAAGAGGGGGTTACTTTAGAGGACGCCATTGAGAATATAGATATAGGCGGGCCGGCAATGCTGAGGTCTTCAGCAAAGAATTTCAATGATGTGACAGTGATCATTGACCCTTCTGATTATGAACTGGTGCTTAATGAGATGAAGGAAAACGGGGGGAGCACAAGGCTAAAGACAAGGTTCTATCTTGCGAAAAAGGTGTTTAATCTTACACATAAGTATGACGGCGCAATAAGCAGGTACCTGGAAACAGTCTCGATAGAAGATTAA
- a CDS encoding hydrolase, with amino-acid sequence MNRLPFKIFTLCLAALFFAGCGGAKKRVSIIAPPVSEPAPSAPRMGYAIQAGAFSRLENAVRFTDSLKGLGLDAYYFLHESGLYKVRFGNYTSRDLSLVKAQELKANGLIEEFYIVTPEDYPWGRDTAGVDPGSTRRGIIQSAKSYIGIPYRFGGASPEQGFDCSGLAMAVYRLNGINLPRTSREQYKAGRAVNERDLKEADLVFFDTMSKGQVSHVGVYIGDGMFIHAPRSGQNIRIDSISAGYFKKRFIGARSFL; translated from the coding sequence ATGAACCGGCTCCCTTTTAAAATATTTACGTTATGTCTGGCCGCTCTTTTTTTTGCAGGCTGCGGTGGGGCAAAAAAGAGGGTTTCCATTATAGCCCCGCCGGTCAGCGAGCCTGCTCCATCTGCACCCCGTATGGGGTATGCCATTCAGGCAGGGGCATTTTCAAGGCTTGAAAACGCAGTAAGGTTTACAGATTCACTTAAGGGGCTTGGGCTTGATGCCTATTATTTTTTGCATGAGTCGGGTCTCTACAAGGTAAGGTTCGGGAATTATACCTCAAGGGATCTTTCACTCGTTAAGGCTCAAGAGCTCAAGGCAAATGGGCTTATTGAAGAGTTCTATATTGTAACACCTGAGGACTACCCCTGGGGCAGGGATACCGCAGGGGTTGATCCCGGCTCTACAAGACGAGGTATTATTCAATCTGCTAAAAGCTATATAGGTATACCCTACCGCTTTGGAGGCGCTTCACCGGAACAGGGTTTTGACTGTAGCGGTCTTGCGATGGCAGTGTACAGGCTCAACGGTATAAATCTCCCCAGAACAAGCAGGGAGCAGTATAAGGCCGGGAGGGCTGTAAATGAGAGAGACCTGAAAGAGGCAGACCTGGTATTCTTTGATACCATGTCAAAGGGTCAGGTCTCTCATGTGGGTGTCTATATTGGTGATGGAATGTTTATACACGCCCCCAGGAGCGGACAAAATATACGTATAGACTCCATATCAGCGGGCTATTTCAAGAAAAGGTTTATCGGGGCAAGAAGCTTCCTGTAA
- a CDS encoding alpha/beta hydrolase, whose protein sequence is MQSLRSKILLSLVLNRHLFTLKLTKPLFDSSPEGIAKLRVQANRGSAMFGKPPQGVEIVLSPVNDMYAEYIIPENRSNEKVMLYFHGGMYICGSPRGHRIHVAKFSTGSNVAAFVFDYRLAPEHPFPAAVDDSIMAYSELLNKGYRPANIRFAGDSAGGGLCLATLLAIKEKGLPLPSKAAVLSPWTDLSLTGGSYITNIKTCLSPHGSAQNCSRFYAGDNDPKNPLISPLYGDLSGLPPISIYAGEKEILRDDSIAFAERAREAGVKVSLTVEKGMCHCYPAFSPLFPEAKRAMHEICEFLK, encoded by the coding sequence ATGCAGAGCCTGAGATCAAAAATATTACTTTCACTGGTGCTTAACAGGCACCTGTTCACCCTTAAATTAACCAAGCCACTATTTGACTCGTCACCAGAGGGGATAGCAAAACTCAGGGTGCAGGCAAACCGGGGAAGCGCCATGTTTGGCAAACCACCACAGGGAGTTGAGATTGTGCTCTCCCCTGTTAATGATATGTACGCCGAATATATCATTCCCGAAAACAGGTCAAATGAGAAGGTAATGCTCTATTTTCATGGGGGGATGTACATATGCGGTTCACCCCGGGGGCACAGGATACATGTTGCAAAATTTTCTACCGGAAGCAATGTTGCAGCATTTGTCTTTGATTACAGGTTAGCCCCTGAGCACCCATTTCCGGCAGCGGTTGATGATTCCATCATGGCATACAGTGAGTTACTTAATAAGGGATACAGGCCTGCGAATATCCGCTTTGCAGGGGACTCGGCAGGGGGCGGATTATGCCTTGCAACACTCCTTGCAATAAAGGAAAAAGGGTTGCCGCTCCCTTCAAAAGCAGCGGTGCTTTCGCCCTGGACAGACCTTTCGCTTACAGGGGGCTCCTATATTACAAATATTAAAACCTGTCTTTCACCACATGGCAGCGCCCAGAACTGCAGCAGGTTTTATGCAGGGGATAACGACCCGAAGAACCCCCTGATTTCTCCCCTTTATGGAGATTTAAGCGGTCTTCCGCCCATAAGCATATATGCAGGTGAAAAGGAGATACTGAGGGATGACTCCATAGCCTTTGCAGAGAGGGCAAGAGAGGCTGGAGTCAAGGTGTCTCTTACTGTTGAAAAGGGGATGTGCCACTGTTATCCGGCCTTTTCACCCCTGTTCCCTGAGGCAAAAAGGGCAATGCATGAAATCTGTGAATTCCTGAAATAA
- a CDS encoding TetR/AcrR family transcriptional regulator, which translates to EIIREGQELGTIKKYDAKEMAVIFWTTIKGLAFHKAVLENRFKAPSADILMEMFI; encoded by the coding sequence AGAGATAATCAGGGAAGGCCAGGAACTGGGCACGATTAAAAAATATGACGCAAAGGAGATGGCTGTAATATTCTGGACAACTATCAAGGGGCTTGCCTTTCATAAGGCAGTTCTGGAGAACAGGTTTAAGGCCCCTTCCGCTGATATACTGATGGAAATGTTTATATGA